Proteins from one Coregonus clupeaformis isolate EN_2021a chromosome 29, ASM2061545v1, whole genome shotgun sequence genomic window:
- the LOC121576696 gene encoding coactosin-like protein, whose amino-acid sequence MATRIDKEACREAYNLVRDDNTEINWAAFKYEGHMIVPAGQGTDYEEFKSQCTDDVRLFGFVRITTGDAMSKRAKFTLITWIGENVSGLQRAKISTDKTLVKDIVQNFAKEFMISDPRELEEDYIRTELKKAGGANYDAQGE is encoded by the exons ATGGCAACACGAATCGATAAAGAGGCTTGCAGGGAAGCTTATAACCTCGTCAGAGACGATAACACGGAGATAAACTG GGCAGCGTTTAAATATGAGGGCCATATGATTGTGCCGGCGGGCCAGGGGACTGATTATGAAGAATTCAAGAGTCAGTGCACAG atgatGTGCGTCTCTTTGGCTTTGTGCGGATCACAACGGGTGACGCCATGAGCAAGCGGGCCAAGTTCACCCTCATCACCTGGATAGGGGAAAACGTGAGCGGCCTGCAGCGTGCCAAGATCAGCACTGACAAGACACTGGTGAAAGATATTGTCCAG AACTTTGCCAAGGAGTTCATGATCAGTGATCCTCGTGAGCTGGAAGAGGACTACATTCGCACCGAGCTGAAGAAGGCGGGCGGGGCCAACTATGACGCCCAGGGAGAGTAG
- the zgc:56622 gene encoding aldo-keto reductase family 1 member B1, protein MEASTSVVRTIELNDGTRMPLLGLGTWKSSSSAAVCQSAVEAAIAAGYRHIDTAYSYRNEVKISKALLSKMQQGIIRRQDMYVVSKLWSTHHATHDIPLCLNKSLSDLQLDYLDLYLVHFPIGLKKVDDELFPMRDGEMLTTDIDYLDVWKGMEALQASGKVKSIGVSNFNVLQLERLLSVAKVPPAVNQVELHPYLVQSDLVEFCKSRNIALTAYSPFGSPGRPKDLHCGDTDPEKLLEDPVVGDVAKKHRRSPAQVLLRYHVQQGIAVIPKSVKPNHILENTKIFDFSLTEEDMSALRGLNRGWKSCIIDSLKSHPYYPFE, encoded by the exons ATGGAGGCGAGCACCAGTGTTGTTCGGACAATAGAGCTGAATGATGGCACACGCATGCCCCTGCTGGGCTTGGGAACATGGAAg TCAAGCAGTTCAGCAGCAGTGTGTCAGAGTGCGGTGGAAGCTGCCATAGCTGCTGGTTACCGTCACATAGACACAGCCTACAGCTACCGCAATGAGGTCAAGATCAGCAAGGCCCTCCTCTCCAAGATGCAGCAAGGCATCATCCGACGACAAGACATGTACGTCGTCAGTAAG TTGTGGAGTACACACCATGCGACCCATGACATCCCATTGTGTCTAAACAAGTCCCTGAGTGACCTGCAGCTGGACTATCTGGACCTGTACCTGGTGCACTTCCCTATTGGACTGAAG AAAGTGGATGATGAGCTCTTCCCTATGAGagatggagaaatgctcaccactGACATTGACTATCTGGACGTGTGGAAG GGGATGGAGGCCTTGCAGGCCTCAGGGAAGGTGAAGAGTATTGGCGTGTCCAACTTCAACGTCCTCCAGCTGGAGAGACTGCTCTCTGTGGCCAAGGTTCCCCCTGCAGTCAACCAG gtggagctgcATCCCTACCTGGTCCAGTCTGACCTGGTGGAGTTCTGCAAGTCTCGCAACATCGCCCTCACTGCCTACAGCCCCTTTGGTTCCCCTGGAAGACCCAAAGACCT TCACTGTGGAGACACTGATCCTGAGAAGCTGCTGGAGGACCCTGTGGTAGGAGACGTGGCTAAGAAGCACCGACGGAGCCCTGCTCAG GTGCTGCTGAGGTACCATGTGCAGCAGGGTATAGCAGTGATCCCCAAAAGTGTCAAACCCAACCACATCCTGGAAAACACTAAG ATCTTTGACTTCTCTCTGACTGAGGAGGACATGTCAGCACTGAGAGGACTAAATAGAGGCTGGAAGAGCTGCATCATCGACTC ATTGAAGTCTCATCCATACTACCCCTTTGAATGA